The stretch of DNA AGCGGAATCCAGCCCCTCCGCAAAGATAGCGTGAGCTATCGAGTACACCGCTGCAGCAAAAAAAGTCGATAAAGGTTTACTGAAGGAACCTTTACCGTGCACTGGTGCGGGTAGCCTAAGATTCGGAGTGGTTTGGGAGAGCTCTAGGTGGCTCCAGCTCCAATTACGATCACGACACTGTTCATCAAATCTGTTTTTCTCTCTCAACTCTCCTCTCAGATACTGTATAAGCTAGTTTTTTACTCTTCTATCTCCACGCTATAGTGACACTATAGTGTCGGAGCCGACGGAGCCCAGCCAAAGAGGACGTAATGTGTAAAGTACTTGCTCACCCTTTTCCCTAGTGCGCATCTAGGCCGTTAATGTTCAATCGCACGGTATCCGTGTAATCAGATTTGGATCGAGGTTTGTTTTGATGAACTTTATAAATACTAAGGGCTCAAATGTAAAAATAACAGCACCACTCTTTCCTTCGGGCTAATCTGAACCGTTTCTATTGGATCGTACGGTCACTATATCTCGGCGCAGACTTCCCGTTTCTAACCTGAACCCGGAACCTCTCTCCTGCCGCCCGGCGCCACtgttccgttccgttccgttccgtccctctgtccctctccctctccctatcgccaccgcgccgccgccgtcagagATGGGCCGCGCTCCGGCGAACGGCAAGCgctcaccgccaccgccaccgccaccgcctcctcctccaggccgttgccacttctGGCTCCCGAACAAGCGCCGCCACTGCGCCAACTCCTCCCTCCCGTCCTCTCAGTAAGCTACTCCGACGAAGCTTCTTCGCTCGTCAGTCTAACCCTGAACCCTAACCCTGGTCCatcctgctcctcaggtactgcGGGAACCACCTACCCGAGTCCTCCtctggcgccggccgccgcgtcccGTGCCCTGTCGACCCCTCCCAGTTAGCCCACCACCACCCCACCATTTGGATTGGCTCCAGCATCGCCACTAACCCCTGCATTTTCTTCTCACACGCAGCACGGTGCTCGAGGAGAACCTGGAGGCGCACGTCGGAAAGTGTCCCCTGAAGAAGCAGATCGCCGCGCTCGCTGCGCAGCCGTACTACTCCAAGGGCATCAACTCCGGCGGGGCTGAGGCCGGCCGTGGCATCACGTCGGCGGAGAAGCGTGCAGCCGTATACAGGCTTACGGAGGATGAGTTCGGGGGTCTGCTTGGTAAGATCCGATCGGTGCACGCGGCAGCAGCCATGGCCATGCGCGAGTCGTATCTGATCACCGGTGCTTGCGACAAATGGATGGGTGGGCAGGTCGATAGGTGGGGGGAATTCGCCATTTTGGGAGTGTAAGGCTCATTCTGCTATTGGGAAGTGATTTCTGATGGTGGATTGGATTACAGGAAGGTGCCGTACCAAGAGAAGCATGTCGCGCAGCAGGCGTCCATTGTTGGGAACATGGAGGAATTTGGCTTGCTGCACAAGGGTAGCACTGAGGTGGTCGCCGGGGAGAATATGGCAGCGAGTGCTCAGGCAGTTGTGGAATTTGGAGCTGGAAGGGGGTACTTGACTCAGGTGCTGGTGGACTGTTATGGGATTAGGAATGTGTTCTTGGTTGAGAGACGGTCCTACAAGCTTAAGGTCCGTAAATCTAAACAAATTATTATGTTTTCGACATAAGATCTGTATTAGTGCCCGCTGTTGGTTACTATATTTTCCAAAATGCAGCTTAGCTTCACAAGGCCGCGATTTTTCATCATAGTTAGGCTCAATAATGATAATGATACTTTGTCTCTACTTTTTGCAAAGTGATGTATCAGTTTTTGCAACCTCTCGAATTCTTGTAGCTTTAGTGTTTTACTATACTTAATGTAGGCTGTATTTTGCAATTGAATGTTAAGACACGTTGACTTGTGTAGTTGTGTGTTGATTCTAGTGATGTGAATTTATGATTTAACTTGTTATTCTTGTCTTAATTTAATGCCTCTGCAGTTAATTTGAAGACATATCTAACATTTTGGATAATATGTTAATTTTAGAGCAAGCTTGATTgtattatgaatttttttttgaacatttTAGCAGCTTACTGTTATGCTAAATTTAATTTCGCCAAGACAAGTTTTTTAACCACATAAATTTCTAGGCTGATCGAAGCTTGCGTCAGAACGAAGATGCTACCTTGGAGCGATTGAGAATTGATAGTAaggtttctctttcttttctataTTTATTGGATATCAAACATAATGAATTTCGAGTGGTTTGTAAGCACCTTCGTAACTGAGTCTTTTTTGTGTGTAACTGACCTGGTTCATTTGATCATTTATATTTGTGTGGTTGTACTTTCTTAAACAAATATAATCACTGATAAACAACATAAACACAATGCAGTTGAGGATTTGAACCTGCACGGAATAGAGGCATTGAGGGGACTTAAGTATCTAGCAATTGGAAAACATCTCTGTGGACCCGCAACAGGTTGTCCAACTATTTGAAATTCGTGCATTCATTTGTGTTGAGAAAAGCTTATCTAAGAAAACTTCTCTTCCATTGTCAGATATGACCATGACTTGCTGTCTCCCTGAACAATATGATCAAACAGAAGAAAGGGTCCATGGCAAACAAAGTCTTCAGGGCCTTGCTCTAGCTACCTGCTGCCACCATCTTTGTCAGTGGAAGCATTATGCGAGTAATACTCTTTTCTAAGATTGCTAAGCATTTcaacaaaaagaaaatgggatgTGTCTTTCACTTTCACCTCATTTACATATAAAAGTTTGTTATTTCTTGAAAATTATAGCAATTCTGTTTGAATTGCTTGCCAAGTAATTTATTTTCTTAAACTGCTTGCCAAGTAATTTTTTCCCGTTACTGCAGATAAATCTTTCCTCTCAGGACTAAGTATTACAGAGGAAGAATTCCATGCCATGACATGGTTTAGCAGCTGGGCTGTGGACGGTGATCACAGCTCCCCAGATTCCTATGTGGAAGTTGAAGACACATCTTCCGAAATCAGGTTGGGAATCATTAAGCATAATTATCCCTTGGGTCTTGTCTGCATTTTCTATTGTCCTTAAAGATATTCTGTTCCGACCTTTAGTCTCGTCTATGCATATTTCCTGGTTATCTGAAGTTTATTTTCAGTCAACATTTAAATTACCCCAATAATCGAAGTTTTGCATTGCAAGCTCTGGAAATTTGGCTGTCAGTCATTGCAAGCTTGATATGTATTTGATGACCTTTCTTTGTGTTGGACTATGGTGCAGAGAACCAGAGAAGCCTGATTTGGAGAACATCGGAATTGAGAAGATAATCCGAAGTATGCCAACAGGGGAGAGGGCCTCTTTGGGATTCATGTGTAAAGACATCATTGATACAGGGAGGCTGTTATGGCTTAGACATAAGGGTCTAGTTGCAGATCTTGTAAGCTATGTTCCATCAAATATTTCACCGGAGAACCGTCTACTAATAGCAAAGTGTACATCTTGATGGGTCTGAACAGAAAATTCGTGTGTTTCAGCCCCCCATGAAAATGCAGATTTTGAATTGTAAAATATTGTTCCCACAAGTACAGATTTTGAGTTCCGACATCACTCCAAGAGCCAATATTATCAGTTTTCAATCTGTAACATATAATAAGGACAAAAGGTCAACATATACAAACGAGAACACGTTTTATTCTGATGGTTCACAAAAGCTCCGCAAAGAATGAGTTCTACAATACAAAAAATGGATTAATGGAATGGAAGCATGTTAGGTTGTAAATATAGTTGATATTGACGATGTGTAAGCTTACAGCAGCGACAGGATACTGCTTTAAATACAAAGGAACTTCTTCACACGGTAATTATGTTCCTTTGATCTTAGCCACCACACTAAAGCTCTCAACTTACAAACAGCAGCAAGGCTTATTTTTCATCCTAAAACTTCTTACATCGGTCCACGCTCCAACAACTCCCATCTGAATGTGGGCGCAGCATAAACCCTGGGAAAGGTGTGAAGAAGTATGCCCACACAGACACAAACCACGGCAACTCCCATCACCGTCAGCATTGCTGGCCGGTAAAGGAAGGTCCTTGCCCCAGAATTTGGATACACCCGCGCTTGTTGGGTGCAGAGGAGGCAACGTGGCACTGATGCAGACATTGGCCTGCAGATCTCGAGGCTAACATCACCAGGCTTAGCACCATCAGGTATTACAGAGCACATACTGCTTGGAACACCGAGGACAACATGGCCTTTGCCAAGATGCTTATCAATCTTCTTGTGGACAAGATTCAGGTAAGCATCATTGCCTCTCTGCCGAGCATAGTCTTCTGGGGTAAAGCCTGTTTCATCCCGTGCATTACTCCACGCACTAATTCCAACCTGAAAGGAAGTCGCAACAGACTATtaataggttaaaaataaatGTGACGTTTCATAATTCACGTATCATCACTTTACAGTTTAATTTTAAGTGTGTATGTCTGCTTTAGCCAAAATATCAAAAGAACGATAATTTACAGGTTCCAAGAACTAGAAAAGAGAATACCAGTCCAGGATCATCTGTCAGCGCATCCAACACATCCTCAGCATCACTAGTGGCAGCTGCTATATGAAGGGGGGTAATTGTTAATGGGCCCAGAGCATCAGGTCTGAATAGGTATGTCTGTGCAGTTCCCTTAGAGTTTTTATTCGGTTTGTATCTCAGCAGAAACCTAACCATTTTAACAGACTTCCTTCGGACAGCAGCGTGCAACAAATTTTCTGAAAGCACCATCTCTTCTGGAGATTGGGATCCCAGATCAACAAGGCCAATAAATAAGAAATTTAACAGCATTTCGACCACAGCACACCACTCCCGCTCCATGGCAAATATACCAAGTTTCCTGAATCTCCACATGTTAAAAGCAGCTAGAGGTGTATCCGTTTCAGCCTGTTTAGACATTCTGTTCGCTCTATGAAGAAGCCAACCCAACTCATTTAGAAACTCCAAGGCTTGGTCCCTGGCATTATCATCAACAACTGCATATTCGTCACTGGAGGACTCAAATATGCTCTCCAGCTCAGAAACCTCAGAGCATACATCCTTCTCAGCAATTATAAAGGGGAAGAAGCCATTGCTAAATCCACTATCTTCGACCTGAAATTAAAGGTGATATTCAGGGGAAATTCAAAGTTTCATAAGAAAACTGGAATCACCATATCATAAAAAAGCTATATAACAATCTGTACCTCTATAAATCCTCTTCCCCTTGAACCAGGGACGGAACAACAAAAACTGAGGCATTCGATGTCCTCAGCATCGTCTGCTACGGTATCTGTGTCTTCCTGGAATATACAACATCCTTCGTATGAACAAATTACCCTGCAAACATGAGCAGATAGAGTTAGATATAGAATAAGCTGAAGGAAACATCAAGGATTAAACTACTTCATTGATAAGTTAATCCAAATTTAAGATGAAGTACCTCGAGGAAGTACTGAGTAGATTAAAACCTTCTACTCTGAAATTTATTGTTGCGGAATAAGGTGCAGCAACTGGTCTGACACGTAAAATCTTGCAGTATTGGTGAGAACTGGGTGCCAGTGGTCTGTCCAACATAATTTGACCTGCAGCAAGATGAACGAATGAGCGTGATAATTAACAAATTTCATACACAATGAATACAGAATAAAACCTGAACATCAGCATAATTGTACAAGTGCTAAGCGCCTGGGATTGGCTCACCATTGTGCATAAAAGCTAACTGTTGTCGAACCATCACAAACACCAAGCCTGATGCCCAAAAGTTGTCAGTGGAGCTATTCAAAAGCTTGTCCAGGTGCAGGCTCATATTACCAGAAAGCTGCAGAAAAGACTGTTAATAACCAAACAAAAGAGGGGCactattttgacaaaattaagaAGTATACCTCTCTCCATGCAGACTCAACTAGCCGAAGGTATACTGTTAGAATAATACAGCCAGGTCTAATATAGCTCTCTATATCGGTAGGGCTACTTGACAACCAACCAAGAATCTGAAAATTTAGGGTTTGAAGTGTTAGGTTCAGGATACATTTCCTTGCCCCATGCTGAGAGAATGCATAATTTACCTGTGACCGCAAAACTGGAGGTAAATCACTGGGAACTTTGTTGAAAAGCTTGAAGACAATCTTATCAGTCCGGCACTGCAAGCAGAATAATAAGAATCAGGGGTTTCACAAGAAAAAGGAGGGCACCTAAGCATAGTTAGGTGGTGCAAATCCATTATGAAATACTATGGTAAAACAAGTAtcttggtgtatatgtgagtgCTACCAAGATTATGGCTGTTAACATGAATTCTCTCCATGCATAAGTTTCCATAGATGTCAGAGGACTGTCCAGTTCATGTTAGACCTTTCTAGTATTAATGTGGCATTTCTGTACAGAGGAGATGCAATGAAGAGTGCCTATCTGATTAATGTATTTTGAAGAGAAACTTTCttggtgcataattttttttttacactTCTAGATTTGGATCTTGGGAATTGAAGACTTGTTTGTGCACAGTTCTATCAAATTTCACGATACAAATCTTTTCTGCTTTAGTTCTTGACAGCGGCCAGACCTTCTAGTAAGGGTATCAAAAAATCAGGTAGGTCTAAAACTCAGAAGGCTGAAAGAGTAAAAGGTAGCAGTCATTAACTCCCTAAAGCCAAGCACGGATTCCCAAACTAGTCCTGCATGAACCAAATGTATTCGACATCTAACTCCCTCATAAATGTGTTGTTGAATTGCTGcatagcccccccccccctaaataCGAATTTGATTGAAATTCTCTGTC from Panicum virgatum strain AP13 chromosome 9K, P.virgatum_v5, whole genome shotgun sequence encodes:
- the LOC120649210 gene encoding tRNA:m(4)X modification enzyme TRM13-like — encoded protein: MGRAPANGKRSPPPPPPPPPPPGRCHFWLPNKRRHCANSSLPSSQYCGNHLPESSSGAGRRVPCPVDPSHTVLEENLEAHVGKCPLKKQIAALAAQPYYSKGINSGGAEAGRGITSAEKRAAVYRLTEDEFGGLLGKIRSVHAAAAMAMRESYLITGACDKWMGGQVDRKVPYQEKHVAQQASIVGNMEEFGLLHKGSTEVVAGENMAASAQAVVEFGAGRGYLTQVLVDCYGIRNVFLVERRSYKLKADRSLRQNEDATLERLRIDIEDLNLHGIEALRGLKYLAIGKHLCGPATDMTMTCCLPEQYDQTEERVHGKQSLQGLALATCCHHLCQWKHYANKSFLSGLSITEEEFHAMTWFSSWAVDGDHSSPDSYVEVEDTSSEIREPEKPDLENIGIEKIIRSMPTGERASLGFMCKDIIDTGRLLWLRHKGLVADLVSYVPSNISPENRLLIAKCTS
- the LOC120649209 gene encoding squamosa promoter-binding-like protein 6; translated protein: MEAARLGAQSSHLYGSGLGELDLNRRENRVFGWDLNDWNWDSERFVATPVPTAAANGSGLNSSPSSSEEAEAEVARNGGHRGDSDKRKRVVVIDDDDREDQDMIVNGGGSLSLRIGGSAVGVGVMESSDVNEDDRNGKKIRVQGGSSNGPACQVEGCGADLSAAKDYHRRHKVCEMHAKASTAVVGNTVQRFCQQCSRFHLLQEFDEGKRSCRRRLAGHNRRRRKTRPDIAIGGTASIEDKVSNYLLLSLIGICANLNSDSVQHSNSQELLSTLLKNLGSVAKSLEPKELCKLLEAYQSLQNGSNAGTSGTTNAAEEAAGPSNSKLPFGNGSHRGQASSSVVPVQSKATVVVTPEPASCKLKDFDLNDTCNDMEGFEDGQEGSPTPAFKAADSPNCASWMQQDSTQSPPQTSGNSDSTSTQSLSSSNGDAQCRTDKIVFKLFNKVPSDLPPVLRSQILGWLSSSPTDIESYIRPGCIILTVYLRLVESAWRELSGNMSLHLDKLLNSSTDNFWASGLVFVMVRQQLAFMHNGQIMLDRPLAPSSHQYCKILRVRPVAAPYSATINFRVEGFNLLSTSSRVICSYEGCCIFQEDTDTVADDAEDIECLSFCCSVPGSRGRGFIEVEDSGFSNGFFPFIIAEKDVCSEVSELESIFESSSDEYAVVDDNARDQALEFLNELGWLLHRANRMSKQAETDTPLAAFNMWRFRKLGIFAMEREWCAVVEMLLNFLFIGLVDLGSQSPEEMVLSENLLHAAVRRKSVKMVRFLLRYKPNKNSKGTAQTYLFRPDALGPLTITPLHIAAATSDAEDVLDALTDDPGLVGISAWSNARDETGFTPEDYARQRGNDAYLNLVHKKIDKHLGKGHVVLGVPSSMCSVIPDGAKPGDVSLEICRPMSASVPRCLLCTQQARVYPNSGARTFLYRPAMLTVMGVAVVCVCVGILLHTFPRVYAAPTFRWELLERGPM